The proteins below come from a single Alligator mississippiensis isolate rAllMis1 chromosome 2, rAllMis1, whole genome shotgun sequence genomic window:
- the LOC102568190 gene encoding interleukin-8 yields MNCKFVLAVLAVFLISAAVTEGMTLARIGNELRCQCITTHSKFIPFKHIQDVKMTQSGPHCTNVEVIATLKDGREVCLEPTAPWVMRLVKAILNKAESNIETPL; encoded by the exons ATGAACTGCAAATTTGTTCTGGCTGTCTTGGCTGTCTTCCTCATCTCCGCAGCTGTGACTGAAG GCATGACCCTGGCACGGATAGGGAATGAGCTCCGGTGCCAGTGCATAACCACTCATTCCAAGTTCATCCCTTTTAAGCATATTCAGGATGTGAAAATGACCCAAAGTGGGCCTCACTGCACAAATGTTGAAGTCAT TGCAACTCTCAAGGATGGCAGAGAAGTGTGTCTggaacccacagccccctgggtgATGCGCCTTGTCAAAGCTATTTTGAACAA